Proteins encoded in a region of the Sulfitobacter geojensis genome:
- a CDS encoding FGGY-family carbohydrate kinase, with translation MTEPQHIAVIDIGKTNAKLALVDLATLTEIAVVTRPNVVQAESPWPHYDVEGHWAFLLGALRTFHRDHRVNAISITTHGACAALLAADGSLAAPILDYEYEYPSDIVTAYDALKPDFALTGSPRMVGGLNIGAQLHYQFTTDPTLRDRTAQIVTYPQFWGHRLTGIAATDVTSLGCHTDLWDPHKGAFSNLAAALGVQDEMATVRHPSDILGPILPDIAEATGLDPNTPVCVGIHDSNASLYPHLLSQHAPACVVSTGTWVVAMSLTGNDAVPIPPLDPARDTLINVNALGQAVPSARFMGGREYEVIQNGHPYAPTRQDVTTVLERSLMLLPSVEHGTGPFQGCKMQWRDTEPPVGSGQRSVALSYYLALMTGTCLDLIEGTGPTIVEGPFAHNAEFIAMLKAVTHRPVFTSEAVTGTSIGAALLFNHHEKLPNASSAENPHVGEDLLNYVDRWRTLVQTGR, from the coding sequence ATGACCGAACCGCAGCACATCGCCGTCATCGATATCGGCAAAACCAACGCAAAACTCGCGCTTGTCGACCTCGCAACGCTGACCGAGATCGCAGTCGTCACCCGTCCCAATGTCGTTCAGGCGGAGTCGCCTTGGCCACACTATGATGTAGAGGGGCATTGGGCCTTCTTGCTGGGCGCGCTTAGAACCTTTCACCGCGACCACCGCGTTAACGCGATTTCGATCACGACCCACGGTGCCTGTGCTGCGTTGCTGGCGGCCGACGGCTCTCTTGCCGCGCCGATCCTTGATTACGAATATGAATACCCTTCCGATATCGTCACGGCCTATGATGCCTTAAAGCCTGATTTCGCCTTGACTGGATCGCCAAGAATGGTGGGTGGTTTGAACATCGGTGCACAGTTGCATTACCAGTTCACCACCGATCCAACGCTTAGGGATCGTACGGCGCAGATCGTCACTTACCCACAATTCTGGGGGCACCGCCTGACCGGCATTGCCGCGACAGATGTGACGTCGCTGGGCTGTCATACGGACCTTTGGGATCCTCATAAGGGCGCATTTTCTAACCTCGCCGCGGCCCTGGGCGTCCAGGATGAGATGGCAACAGTGCGCCACCCAAGTGATATCCTCGGTCCGATTTTACCGGATATCGCAGAGGCCACAGGACTTGACCCGAATACGCCGGTTTGCGTTGGTATCCACGATTCAAACGCCTCGCTTTACCCACATTTACTTTCCCAGCATGCACCAGCCTGTGTGGTTTCGACCGGAACATGGGTGGTCGCGATGTCGTTGACAGGAAATGATGCGGTGCCGATCCCGCCCCTTGATCCAGCCCGTGACACGCTCATCAACGTTAATGCGCTTGGGCAAGCGGTGCCAAGCGCGCGGTTCATGGGTGGCCGCGAATATGAGGTCATACAAAATGGCCATCCCTATGCGCCAACCCGACAGGACGTCACCACGGTGCTGGAGCGGTCTTTGATGCTTCTCCCATCTGTTGAACACGGCACGGGTCCATTCCAGGGCTGCAAAATGCAATGGCGAGATACGGAGCCGCCAGTAGGATCGGGCCAGCGATCGGTGGCACTGTCTTACTACCTCGCCTTAATGACAGGGACATGTCTGGACTTAATTGAGGGCACGGGCCCCACGATTGTTGAAGGCCCTTTCGCGCACAATGCAGAATTCATCGCGATGCTGAAGGCAGTCACTCACCGGCCCGTCTTCACAAGTGAAGCGGTGACGGGAACAAGTATTGGCGCAGCCTTGCTCTTCAATCACCATGAGAAATTGCCGAACGCTTCCTCCGCGGAAAACCCTCACGTTGGCGAGGATTTACTGAATTACGTTGATCGTTGGAGAACGTTGGTGCAAACTGGTCGTTGA
- the rhaS gene encoding rhamnose ABC transporter substrate-binding protein: MRIFKKLATSVALAGAMFGTPAFAQDDVRIALVVKALGIGFFEAANEGAQEAAKELGNVEIIYTGPTDTTAEGQIEVINALIAQQVDAIAISSNDTDALVPVLKRAMQRGITVISWDSGVATEGRQLHLNPSSNPLIGNMIIKLAADHLPNGGKVALLSATTTSTNQNIWMEEMNAVMGDYPGIEVVATVYGDDLADKSYREAIGLMQSYPDLDAIIAPTSVGIVAAAQAVVDAGKVGEVNVTGLGLPSEMAGAIESGASQSFAIWNPIDLGYSATMLAYELSQNGAEAAPGGEIPMGRMGALTLDENNEGAMADPFVYDASNIDDFKSIF, encoded by the coding sequence ATGAGAATATTTAAGAAACTAGCAACATCCGTCGCATTGGCCGGCGCAATGTTTGGCACACCTGCATTCGCACAAGACGACGTACGCATTGCCCTTGTCGTCAAGGCTCTTGGCATCGGGTTCTTTGAGGCCGCCAACGAAGGCGCACAGGAAGCCGCCAAAGAGCTGGGTAACGTAGAGATTATCTACACAGGTCCGACTGACACCACCGCTGAAGGCCAGATCGAAGTCATCAACGCGCTGATCGCGCAGCAGGTCGACGCGATTGCGATCTCGTCCAATGACACTGATGCTCTGGTTCCTGTTTTGAAGCGCGCTATGCAGCGCGGCATCACTGTCATCAGCTGGGATTCCGGCGTGGCGACTGAAGGCCGCCAGTTGCACCTGAACCCCTCGTCCAACCCACTGATCGGTAACATGATCATCAAACTGGCCGCAGACCACCTGCCGAACGGCGGCAAAGTTGCGCTGTTGTCTGCCACGACGACATCCACCAACCAGAACATCTGGATGGAAGAAATGAACGCCGTCATGGGCGACTATCCCGGCATTGAAGTTGTCGCCACAGTCTATGGTGATGATCTGGCGGATAAATCCTACCGCGAAGCTATTGGCCTAATGCAGTCCTATCCTGATCTGGACGCAATCATTGCGCCCACATCTGTCGGGATCGTTGCCGCAGCACAGGCCGTTGTCGACGCGGGCAAAGTTGGCGAAGTCAACGTCACGGGTCTTGGCCTTCCATCTGAAATGGCCGGCGCTATTGAATCCGGCGCATCGCAGTCCTTCGCGATCTGGAACCCGATTGATCTTGGTTACTCCGCAACGATGCTGGCCTATGAATTGAGCCAGAATGGCGCAGAGGCGGCCCCCGGCGGGGAAATCCCGATGGGCCGCATGGGCGCGCTGACGCTTGATGAAAACAACGAAGGCGCAATGGCCGATCCGTTTGTTTACGACGCCAGCAACATCGACGACTTCAAGTCGATCTTCTAA
- a CDS encoding DeoR/GlpR family DNA-binding transcription regulator, whose translation MHEKDRHRVILSAVQDRSLVTVIDLCSLTGASEATIRRDIHTLDDQKRLRRVRGGAEAITSKPFVGLAGRPFSVNETMNIAEKQAIAAAAVEMCDDGEPIIINGGTTTFQMVHPLASRRVQVFTNSFPIAEHLLKNTQNTVMLSGGIIYREQNIILSPFDNDVTRNFYAKRMFMGAQGIGPLGLMEQDPLLIQAEQKLIGQAEELIVLVDSSKFENRSSLVLCPLERIDTIITDEGIDDRTAAMLEAADVSLIVVPIGATQKDGMAS comes from the coding sequence ATGCACGAGAAAGACCGCCACCGCGTTATCCTCTCCGCCGTTCAAGATCGCTCTCTGGTGACAGTGATTGATCTGTGTTCCCTCACCGGCGCATCCGAGGCAACGATACGCCGTGACATCCATACTCTGGATGATCAGAAGCGCTTGCGCCGTGTGCGGGGTGGTGCCGAGGCTATTACATCCAAGCCCTTCGTCGGGCTAGCCGGACGCCCGTTTTCTGTAAACGAAACAATGAACATCGCGGAAAAGCAGGCGATTGCTGCCGCCGCCGTAGAGATGTGCGATGATGGAGAGCCAATCATCATCAACGGTGGCACAACGACTTTTCAGATGGTGCACCCTTTGGCGTCGCGTCGCGTGCAGGTATTCACCAACTCGTTCCCGATTGCGGAGCATCTTCTGAAAAACACGCAGAACACTGTGATGTTGTCTGGCGGGATCATCTACCGTGAACAGAACATCATCCTGTCCCCCTTCGACAATGACGTGACGCGCAATTTCTACGCCAAACGTATGTTTATGGGCGCCCAAGGCATCGGGCCGCTTGGCCTGATGGAGCAGGATCCGCTGCTGATTCAGGCAGAGCAAAAGCTCATCGGGCAGGCCGAAGAGCTGATCGTGCTGGTCGACAGTTCCAAATTCGAAAACCGTTCAAGCCTCGTGCTGTGCCCGCTTGAGCGCATTGACACTATCATCACCGACGAAGGCATCGACGACCGCACTGCGGCCATGCTTGAGGCTGCGGATGTATCACTGATCGTGGTGCCAATTGGGGCCACGCAGAAAGACGGGATGGCCTCTTAG
- a CDS encoding ABC transporter permease, protein MMRFIPVREAILGSAILILIILVASRFAGFVAPSNLVNVFNDTAPLIILALGQMVVILTRCIDLSVAANLALTGMAVAMINVAMPGLPIPVVIAIAVLMGGIMGAINGVLVWKLSIPPIVVTLGTMTIFRGIIFLISDGKWVNSHEMSAAFTGFPRAVLLGLPALSWIAIMTVIVFGIMMARTQFGRSIFAVGGNPHAAVYTGINVGKTQFWAFVVSGALAGLTGYLWVARYAVAYVDIAGGFELEVVAACVIGGISIAGGIGSVGSAVLGAIFLGVVKNALPVVNISPFWQLAISGSAILIAVAFNARSGRTKGRIILKSAEATQ, encoded by the coding sequence ATGATGCGTTTCATCCCCGTGCGCGAAGCCATCCTTGGCAGCGCGATCCTGATCCTGATTATCCTTGTTGCGTCGCGGTTTGCGGGCTTCGTGGCGCCATCCAATCTGGTGAATGTGTTCAACGACACTGCGCCGCTGATCATTCTGGCCTTGGGTCAGATGGTCGTGATCCTGACACGGTGTATCGACCTGTCCGTTGCCGCAAACCTTGCGCTGACAGGAATGGCTGTGGCGATGATCAACGTCGCCATGCCGGGCCTGCCGATCCCCGTGGTCATCGCGATCGCCGTTCTGATGGGCGGCATTATGGGGGCAATCAACGGCGTGCTTGTCTGGAAACTGTCGATCCCGCCGATCGTTGTGACCCTTGGCACCATGACCATCTTTCGCGGCATTATCTTTCTGATTTCCGACGGCAAATGGGTCAACTCCCATGAAATGAGCGCGGCCTTCACAGGCTTCCCCCGCGCGGTCCTTCTGGGTCTGCCTGCCCTGTCATGGATCGCAATTATGACCGTCATCGTCTTTGGCATCATGATGGCGCGCACCCAGTTCGGGCGGTCCATCTTTGCCGTGGGCGGCAACCCCCACGCCGCAGTTTACACAGGCATCAATGTCGGCAAGACGCAGTTCTGGGCCTTCGTGGTTTCGGGCGCGCTGGCGGGCCTGACGGGATACCTCTGGGTCGCACGCTACGCTGTGGCTTATGTCGACATCGCCGGCGGATTCGAACTCGAAGTCGTGGCGGCCTGCGTCATCGGCGGCATTTCCATCGCGGGCGGCATCGGATCTGTCGGGAGCGCCGTGCTGGGCGCGATCTTCCTTGGCGTGGTCAAAAACGCCTTGCCTGTCGTCAACATCTCGCCGTTCTGGCAACTCGCCATTTCCGGCTCTGCCATCTTGATCGCAGTCGCATTCAATGCCCGTTCCGGCCGCACCAAAGGCCGCATCATCCTTAAATCCGCGGAGGCCACCCAATGA
- a CDS encoding ABC transporter permease, with protein sequence MTDVTTTRHIPDRLNSRAVRIFKSWEALLLAVAIAIFVVNSFASPYFLNAWNLSDATFNFTEKAMIAFAMALLIISGEIDLSVASIIALASTAMGLAMQHGAGTPELVIIGLTVGLLCGAFNGVFVTILGLPSIVVTIGTMSLFRGISYIILGDGSFSGYPSGFSWFGQGYIYWVFTVEMLLFVIIAVIYAVLLHKTNFGRAVYAIGNNPTGALFSGIRVQRVKFILFLLTGLMSGVAAVCLTSRLGSTRPSIATGMELEVVTMVVLGGVNILGGSGTIPGVVIAAFVMGLVTFGLGLLNVPGIVMSIFIGLLLIGVIALPRLWAMVAARHKA encoded by the coding sequence ATGACCGACGTCACCACCACCCGCCATATCCCCGACCGCCTGAACAGCCGCGCCGTACGGATTTTCAAAAGCTGGGAAGCGCTATTGCTGGCCGTGGCCATCGCAATCTTCGTCGTGAACAGCTTTGCATCCCCCTACTTCCTGAACGCATGGAACCTGAGCGATGCGACGTTCAACTTCACCGAAAAGGCGATGATTGCCTTTGCTATGGCTCTGTTGATCATCTCAGGTGAGATTGACCTCTCCGTCGCGTCGATCATCGCGCTGGCCAGCACCGCAATGGGATTGGCGATGCAGCACGGTGCGGGGACACCGGAGCTTGTCATCATCGGTCTGACCGTCGGCCTTTTGTGCGGGGCATTCAACGGCGTGTTCGTAACCATCCTCGGCCTGCCGTCCATCGTCGTGACCATCGGAACCATGAGCCTGTTTCGCGGAATCAGCTATATCATCCTTGGGGACGGGTCATTCAGCGGCTATCCGTCCGGCTTTTCGTGGTTCGGGCAGGGCTATATCTACTGGGTGTTCACGGTGGAAATGCTGCTGTTCGTGATCATCGCGGTGATCTATGCGGTGCTACTGCACAAAACCAATTTTGGCCGCGCAGTCTATGCCATTGGCAACAATCCGACCGGCGCGCTGTTTAGCGGTATCCGCGTGCAGCGGGTGAAATTCATCCTCTTCCTGCTGACAGGTCTGATGTCCGGTGTCGCTGCTGTCTGTCTGACTTCGCGCCTCGGATCGACCCGCCCCAGCATCGCCACGGGGATGGAGCTTGAGGTGGTGACAATGGTCGTCCTTGGCGGCGTCAACATCCTTGGCGGGTCGGGCACGATACCGGGCGTTGTCATTGCCGCGTTTGTCATGGGCCTTGTGACCTTCGGCCTAGGTCTGCTCAACGTTCCAGGCATCGTGATGTCGATCTTCATCGGCCTGCTCCTGATCGGGGTCATCGCGTTGCCGCGCCTTTGGGCTATGGTCGCCGCGAGGCACAAGGCATGA
- a CDS encoding bifunctional rhamnulose-1-phosphate aldolase/short-chain dehydrogenase, with product MTALKSNQRLENKWDATAAEKMSEPEKLLYRSNLLGSDKRITNYGGGNTSAKVMQKDPLSGDMVEVLWVKGSGGDVGSIKMDGFSTLYMDKLNALRGIYRGVDFEDEMVGYLPHCTFNLNPRAASIDTPLHAYVPQKHVDHMHPDAIIAIAAAKDSRALTQQIFGDSIGWLPWKKPGYELGLWLSDFCEKNPDAKGVVLESHGLFTWADDAKDCYELTLEIIQKAMDWFEAETAGKAAFGGAVHQSLSVDDRRATAARLMPAIRGFVSGQQHMVGHFTDSDAVLAFVNAKNMERLAALGTSCPDHFLRTKICPLVVDFDPAKPDVDATIEGLEAAVAEYRKGYQAYYDRCKKDDSPAIRDPNAVVYLIPGVGMITFAKDKATARISGEFYVNAINVMRGADAVSEYQGLPEQEAFDIEYWLLEEAKLQRMPATKSMAGRVALVTGGAGGIGAATAERYLREGACVMLADIDDAALAETFEGLSGKYSADVVRTVNMNVTDETAVANAYSSIAAEFGGVDILVSNAGIASSAPIEETSIDLWNKNMAILSTGYFLVSREAFKLFKVQDMGGSVVFVASKNGLAASPNASAYCTAKASEIHLARCLALEGAPLGVRVNVVNPDAVLKGSKIWQGEWLDQRAGTYGTDKDGLEEMYRERSMLKRSVLPEDIAEAAYFLASDLSAKSTGNIINVDAGNKEAFTR from the coding sequence ATGACCGCTTTGAAATCGAATCAACGCCTTGAAAACAAATGGGATGCGACCGCAGCCGAGAAGATGAGCGAACCGGAAAAGCTCCTGTATCGCTCCAATCTATTGGGGTCTGATAAGCGAATCACGAACTATGGCGGCGGTAATACCTCTGCGAAGGTGATGCAAAAGGACCCTCTGTCGGGCGACATGGTTGAGGTTCTCTGGGTCAAAGGATCCGGCGGCGATGTTGGCTCTATCAAGATGGACGGGTTTTCCACCCTCTATATGGACAAGCTGAACGCGTTGCGCGGCATTTATCGCGGGGTCGATTTCGAGGATGAGATGGTGGGCTATCTGCCCCATTGCACATTCAACCTGAACCCGCGCGCGGCCTCCATTGATACGCCGCTGCACGCCTATGTGCCGCAAAAACACGTCGATCACATGCACCCTGACGCGATCATCGCAATTGCCGCGGCCAAAGACAGCAGGGCGCTGACGCAACAGATTTTCGGCGACAGCATCGGCTGGTTGCCGTGGAAGAAACCCGGCTACGAATTGGGCCTGTGGCTTTCAGATTTCTGCGAAAAGAACCCCGATGCAAAAGGTGTCGTGCTGGAAAGCCACGGGTTGTTCACTTGGGCGGATGACGCGAAAGACTGCTACGAGCTGACGCTCGAGATCATTCAAAAAGCGATGGACTGGTTTGAGGCAGAGACCGCAGGCAAAGCCGCCTTTGGCGGTGCGGTGCATCAAAGCCTGTCTGTGGACGACCGCCGCGCGACCGCTGCACGACTGATGCCCGCCATTCGCGGGTTTGTATCCGGCCAACAACATATGGTCGGCCATTTCACCGATAGCGACGCAGTGCTGGCATTCGTCAACGCCAAGAATATGGAACGTTTGGCGGCACTGGGCACATCCTGCCCCGACCACTTCTTGCGCACGAAAATCTGCCCGTTGGTGGTGGATTTCGACCCCGCAAAGCCGGATGTGGACGCAACGATCGAGGGTCTTGAAGCGGCGGTTGCCGAATACCGCAAGGGCTATCAGGCCTATTACGACCGCTGCAAAAAGGACGACAGTCCGGCGATCCGCGATCCGAACGCGGTGGTTTACCTGATCCCTGGAGTCGGCATGATCACCTTCGCCAAAGACAAGGCGACGGCGCGGATTTCCGGCGAATTCTACGTCAATGCGATCAACGTGATGCGTGGTGCGGATGCGGTTTCCGAATATCAGGGCCTACCCGAACAAGAGGCCTTTGACATCGAATACTGGCTTCTGGAAGAGGCCAAGTTGCAGCGGATGCCTGCGACGAAATCTATGGCGGGCCGTGTGGCGTTGGTTACTGGCGGGGCTGGCGGCATCGGTGCCGCGACGGCAGAACGCTATCTGCGCGAAGGGGCTTGCGTTATGCTGGCGGATATCGACGACGCAGCTTTGGCCGAAACCTTTGAAGGGCTCAGCGGCAAATACTCTGCCGACGTTGTGCGCACTGTGAATATGAACGTGACGGATGAAACCGCCGTCGCAAACGCCTACAGCTCAATTGCAGCCGAATTCGGCGGTGTGGATATTCTCGTCAGCAATGCGGGCATCGCCAGCTCTGCTCCGATTGAGGAGACTTCGATTGATCTGTGGAACAAGAATATGGCAATCCTGTCGACCGGATATTTCCTTGTAAGCCGCGAGGCGTTCAAACTGTTCAAGGTGCAAGACATGGGCGGCTCTGTCGTTTTCGTCGCATCCAAGAATGGCTTGGCCGCATCGCCCAATGCATCGGCCTATTGCACAGCGAAGGCGAGCGAAATCCACCTTGCCCGTTGCCTGGCCTTAGAAGGTGCGCCGCTGGGTGTCCGCGTCAACGTGGTGAACCCAGATGCTGTGCTGAAAGGCTCCAAGATTTGGCAGGGCGAATGGCTGGATCAACGCGCGGGCACCTATGGCACCGACAAAGACGGGCTTGAGGAAATGTATCGTGAGCGTTCGATGCTGAAACGCTCCGTGCTCCCCGAAGACATCGCAGAGGCTGCTTATTTCCTTGCTTCTGATCTGTCGGCGAAATCCACGGGCAACATCATCAACGTCGACGCAGGCAACAAAGAGGCGTTCACGCGTTAA
- a CDS encoding L-rhamnose isomerase has translation MSYESAKAAFADWGVDTEAALAKLAEIPISMHCWQGDDVVGFEKKSGSSGGGIQATGNHPGRARTPDELRADLEFSYGLIPGNHRLNLHACYLDTDQNPDRDEIEYSHFAPWVDWAKDQKLGLDFNPTFFAHEKADDNLTLSHPDQGIRDFWIEHGKRSRDIAAQMGAAFGSPVVNNVWVPDGYKDTPVDRFAPRKRLEQSLNAMMATSHDKARMLDAVESKLFGIGVEACTVGSHEFYMGYAIRNETLLCLDMGHFHPTENVADKLSSVALSVDEILLHVSRPMRWDSDHVILLDDAILQMAQELVSADLLGRTHIGLDFFDATISRTAAWVIGTRNMQKALLRALLAPWDRLKSAENALDYTTRLVVTEEVKDLPFAAVWTEFCERMNVPSGLTLASDLDRYQASVSGRG, from the coding sequence ATGAGCTATGAAAGCGCGAAAGCCGCCTTTGCCGATTGGGGCGTGGACACCGAAGCAGCCCTTGCGAAACTGGCGGAAATTCCGATTTCCATGCATTGCTGGCAGGGCGACGATGTTGTCGGCTTTGAAAAGAAATCCGGCAGCTCGGGGGGCGGTATTCAAGCGACGGGCAACCATCCGGGCCGCGCCCGCACTCCGGATGAACTGCGCGCCGATCTTGAGTTTTCCTATGGGTTGATCCCGGGAAATCACCGCCTGAACCTGCATGCCTGTTATCTGGATACGGACCAGAACCCTGACCGCGACGAAATTGAATACAGCCATTTTGCCCCTTGGGTGGATTGGGCGAAAGACCAGAAGCTCGGCCTTGATTTCAACCCGACGTTCTTTGCCCACGAAAAGGCGGACGATAACCTGACGCTCAGCCACCCCGATCAAGGCATCCGTGATTTCTGGATCGAACACGGCAAACGCTCGCGCGATATTGCGGCGCAAATGGGTGCGGCGTTTGGCTCGCCTGTCGTTAATAACGTCTGGGTGCCCGACGGCTATAAAGACACGCCCGTTGATCGCTTTGCTCCGCGCAAACGATTGGAGCAATCGCTTAACGCGATGATGGCGACATCACACGACAAGGCGCGGATGCTCGACGCGGTTGAGAGCAAATTGTTCGGCATCGGTGTTGAGGCCTGCACCGTGGGCAGCCACGAATTTTACATGGGTTACGCGATCCGCAACGAGACCCTGTTGTGCCTCGACATGGGGCACTTCCACCCGACTGAAAACGTGGCTGACAAGCTCAGCTCGGTCGCGTTGTCCGTCGATGAAATCCTACTGCACGTCAGCCGCCCGATGCGGTGGGACAGTGACCACGTTATCCTGCTGGACGATGCGATCCTGCAAATGGCGCAAGAACTGGTCAGCGCCGATCTGCTGGGCCGCACGCACATCGGGCTCGACTTTTTTGATGCCACGATCAGCCGCACAGCGGCGTGGGTGATCGGCACGCGCAACATGCAAAAGGCCTTGCTAAGGGCGCTTTTGGCGCCTTGGGACAGGTTGAAGTCAGCGGAAAACGCGCTTGACTACACAACCCGCCTTGTTGTCACCGAAGAGGTTAAGGACTTGCCCTTTGCAGCCGTCTGGACCGAGTTCTGTGAGCGGATGAATGTTCCAAGCGGCCTTACGCTGGCCTCTGATCTGGACCGCTATCAAGCAAGCGTGTCTGGTCGGGGCTGA
- a CDS encoding sugar ABC transporter ATP-binding protein: protein MMTQSAANSQDVTPVVSMDMITKTFPGVKALDQVKLDLYSGQVTALVGENGAGKSTTVKILTGIYQTNGGTIRINGAPVTFATPNDAAKAGITAIHQETVLFDELSVAENIYIGHAPRNRFGLIDTAQMHRNASKLLGNIGAPFSSHTQLRDLGIANKHLVAIARALSVDARVVIMDEPTAALSHKEIEELYELVETLKAQGKAILFISHKFDEIFRIADRYTVFRDGGFVGDGLIADITEGDLVSMMVGRSVDQIFPDRAHDVGEEVLKVVGYAHPTEFAEINFDLKRGEILGFYGLVGAGRSEFMQALFGITKPSKGVCRVNGTIKVIRSPADAVENGIVYVPEDRGKQGAVIGLPIFQNITLPSLGRTSRSGFLRLAEEFKLAREYAERLDLRAASLDQDIGNLSGGNQQKVVIAKWLATQPQVIILDEPTKGIDIGSKAAVHDFMAELAAQGLSVIMVSSEIPEIIGMSDRVIVMRDGLIAAELSGDEVTPELLVRHAAGITTQTEGAPQ from the coding sequence ATGATGACGCAATCCGCGGCTAATTCCCAAGATGTGACGCCCGTCGTATCGATGGACATGATCACCAAAACATTCCCCGGCGTGAAAGCGCTGGATCAGGTCAAGCTGGATCTTTATTCCGGTCAAGTTACCGCACTGGTTGGTGAAAACGGCGCTGGTAAATCGACGACCGTCAAGATTCTGACCGGTATTTACCAGACCAATGGCGGCACCATTCGTATCAATGGGGCCCCCGTTACGTTCGCCACACCAAACGACGCGGCCAAGGCAGGGATCACCGCGATCCATCAGGAAACGGTTCTGTTTGACGAACTGTCTGTCGCGGAAAACATCTACATCGGACACGCCCCGCGCAATCGTTTCGGGCTGATCGATACGGCGCAGATGCACCGCAATGCCTCCAAGCTTCTGGGCAACATTGGTGCGCCGTTCAGCAGCCACACCCAGCTACGCGACCTTGGGATTGCCAACAAACACCTCGTGGCAATTGCCCGCGCCCTATCCGTGGACGCCCGCGTCGTCATCATGGACGAACCCACCGCCGCGCTGTCGCACAAAGAAATCGAAGAGCTGTATGAACTTGTTGAAACGCTGAAAGCCCAAGGCAAAGCGATCCTGTTCATCAGCCACAAGTTCGACGAAATTTTCCGCATCGCCGACCGCTACACCGTGTTCCGTGACGGCGGGTTTGTCGGTGACGGCTTGATCGCGGATATTACCGAGGGCGACCTTGTGTCGATGATGGTCGGCCGCTCGGTCGACCAGATTTTCCCCGACCGCGCCCATGACGTCGGCGAAGAGGTTCTCAAAGTTGTGGGATATGCCCATCCGACCGAATTTGCAGAGATCAACTTTGATCTGAAACGGGGCGAGATCCTCGGGTTTTACGGGTTGGTCGGCGCGGGGCGTTCCGAGTTCATGCAGGCCTTGTTCGGCATCACCAAGCCGTCCAAAGGCGTGTGCCGTGTAAATGGTACTATCAAGGTTATCCGCTCTCCGGCTGACGCGGTCGAAAACGGGATTGTTTACGTCCCCGAAGATCGCGGCAAACAGGGCGCGGTGATCGGTTTGCCGATCTTCCAGAACATCACGCTGCCGTCCCTTGGCCGGACGTCGCGCAGCGGGTTCCTGCGGTTGGCCGAAGAATTCAAACTGGCGCGTGAATATGCGGAACGGTTGGACTTGCGCGCCGCGTCCTTGGACCAAGACATCGGAAACCTGTCCGGCGGCAACCAGCAAAAGGTCGTCATCGCCAAATGGTTGGCGACCCAGCCGCAGGTCATCATCCTTGATGAGCCGACCAAAGGCATCGATATCGGATCCAAGGCCGCCGTGCACGACTTCATGGCCGAACTCGCCGCACAAGGCCTGTCAGTCATCATGGTCAGCTCTGAAATTCCTGAAATAATCGGCATGTCCGACCGTGTCATCGTCATGCGTGACGGGCTGATCGCGGCCGAGTTGTCCGGCGACGAGGTCACCCCTGAGTTGCTGGTGCGCCACGCGGCCGGCATAACAACACAAACAGAAGGCGCGCCCCAATGA
- a CDS encoding L-rhamnose mutarotase: protein MSERYVFRMTLNDGMASEYKCRHDAIWPELVDLLHDAGVSDYSIHLDEGTSHLIGVLTRTDGHRMDDLPNHPVMQKWWAHMADIMETAPNNEPVAVALTPLFHMP, encoded by the coding sequence ATGAGCGAACGTTACGTTTTCCGTATGACCCTGAACGACGGGATGGCGAGTGAATACAAGTGTCGCCATGACGCGATCTGGCCGGAACTTGTCGATCTGTTGCACGATGCCGGTGTTAGCGATTATTCGATCCATCTGGACGAAGGCACTAGCCACCTGATCGGTGTGCTGACCCGCACGGACGGGCATCGGATGGACGACCTTCCAAACCATCCGGTCATGCAAAAATGGTGGGCCCACATGGCCGACATCATGGAAACCGCGCCAAACAACGAACCCGTTGCCGTGGCACTGACGCCGCTGTTTCATATGCCATGA